One part of the Spirochaetota bacterium genome encodes these proteins:
- a CDS encoding TonB-dependent receptor, translating into MKKSKMPLRTVIVYLYTILLILQIQSFADPITLEEIIVSGEREINPEDRIDIKEVRETSARDVGEALKSVEGVSAIRKGTIANDITIRGFQKDNLTVLIDGMMIHGACPNRMDPSSFHVDFAEVEEISVQKGPFDVKNPGGLGGIIDIRTIKPEKGLNGGINTFIGSYKNISTSAKASYGNEEMDALLGYSYKYSLPYRDGDGKRITQQYPLSSTNRYRDEEEDDKAYSIMTYWIKFGFNLPYNQRIAISYSRQEANDIIYPYLLMDAVFDDTDRLNLTYQISELCEWIRKVEAQFYFNEVEHDMTDSRRVSSVSWPSGYMMKTKAETETYGGKIGFELQLYTGTMTIGIDYYMRNWNTETTLPTGTQNSIPNVDISNVGTFIEYTQPIRKIALIIGARFNQTKSEAHNDRTPLYTQYHENASREETDSYGDGNIQVTYKMTKRIELFSGLGHATRVPDPVERYFALEKPMTNPNWVGNPKLDNVKNREVDFGIKFIEDLFFCKAVVFYSDVKDYITIFNITGVNKNAKSYRNIDATLYGGELSSTIYLPFHLDLQWGLSYSLGRDDTYEKPLFETPPITSRIALRWEMDDYFTEIESLISDDQDRIDSDLNEEKTPGWSIFNIKIGMKYRMFNLFAGIQNIFDRQYYEHLSYQRDPFRTGIRVPEIGRNYYFFLAYSF; encoded by the coding sequence ATGAAAAAGAGTAAAATGCCTTTGCGAACTGTCATTGTCTACTTATATACAATACTTCTAATATTGCAGATACAATCATTTGCAGATCCCATAACCCTTGAAGAGATAATTGTGAGTGGAGAGAGGGAGATCAACCCAGAGGATCGTATCGATATCAAGGAAGTCAGAGAAACGTCGGCCAGGGATGTGGGGGAGGCCCTAAAATCTGTAGAAGGGGTTAGTGCTATTAGAAAAGGTACTATAGCCAATGACATTACCATTAGGGGATTCCAGAAGGACAACCTCACAGTACTCATCGATGGGATGATGATTCATGGAGCCTGCCCAAATCGCATGGATCCATCCTCATTTCATGTCGATTTTGCAGAGGTTGAAGAGATATCTGTTCAAAAGGGACCCTTTGACGTAAAAAATCCTGGTGGCCTCGGTGGTATCATTGATATTAGAACAATAAAGCCAGAAAAGGGATTGAATGGCGGCATTAATACATTTATAGGATCCTATAAAAACATATCCACTTCAGCAAAGGCCTCCTATGGTAATGAAGAAATGGATGCCCTTCTTGGATATTCCTACAAATATTCACTCCCCTATAGGGACGGGGATGGCAAACGAATTACGCAGCAATATCCGTTATCTTCAACAAATAGATATAGGGATGAAGAGGAGGACGATAAGGCCTATTCAATTATGACCTATTGGATCAAATTTGGATTTAATTTACCATATAATCAGAGGATAGCGATTAGCTATTCTCGCCAGGAGGCCAATGACATTATCTATCCCTATCTTCTTATGGATGCCGTTTTTGATGATACGGATAGATTGAATCTTACCTATCAAATATCAGAATTATGTGAATGGATAAGGAAGGTTGAGGCCCAATTTTACTTTAATGAAGTGGAACATGATATGACTGATAGCAGAAGGGTCTCCTCTGTAAGCTGGCCATCAGGTTATATGATGAAGACTAAGGCTGAGACAGAGACCTATGGAGGGAAGATTGGCTTTGAACTACAACTGTACACAGGAACTATGACTATCGGAATTGACTACTATATGCGGAATTGGAATACGGAAACAACATTGCCCACCGGAACTCAGAATTCAATTCCTAATGTTGATATAAGCAACGTTGGAACCTTTATTGAATATACTCAGCCTATAAGAAAAATAGCATTAATCATCGGCGCAAGATTTAACCAAACTAAATCCGAGGCTCACAATGATCGAACCCCCCTTTACACTCAATATCATGAAAACGCCAGCCGAGAAGAGACTGATTCCTATGGGGATGGCAATATACAGGTAACCTACAAAATGACCAAAAGGATCGAGCTTTTCTCTGGATTGGGACATGCGACCAGGGTTCCTGATCCGGTTGAAAGATATTTTGCCTTAGAAAAACCAATGACCAATCCTAATTGGGTTGGAAATCCGAAGCTTGATAATGTAAAGAATAGGGAGGTCGATTTTGGAATTAAATTTATTGAAGATTTATTTTTTTGTAAGGCAGTAGTCTTCTATAGTGATGTGAAGGATTATATTACCATTTTCAATATTACTGGAGTGAATAAGAATGCTAAAAGCTATAGAAATATCGATGCAACACTATATGGGGGCGAATTGAGTTCAACAATATATCTTCCCTTTCATCTCGACCTTCAATGGGGTTTATCCTATTCCCTTGGTCGTGATGACACTTATGAAAAACCCTTATTCGAAACTCCACCAATAACGAGCAGAATAGCCCTGCGCTGGGAAATGGATGATTATTTTACAGAGATTGAGAGCCTAATATCCGATGACCAGGATCGTATAGATTCTGATCTCAATGAAGAGAAGACCCCTGGTTGGAGTATATTCAACATAAAGATTGGGATGAAGTATAGAATGTTTAATCTATTTGCCGGAATTCAGAATATCTTTGACAGACAGTACTATGAACATCTCTCTTATCAGAGGGATCCTTTTAGAACCGGCATAAGGGTGCCGGAAATCGGAAGAAATTACTATTTCTTTCTTGCTTATTCATTCTAG
- a CDS encoding HAD hydrolase-like protein, with the protein MIEKKVYLFDLDGTLIDTMDGFADIAGRVITDYHPEISFIEARRKYLETSGVPFFRQLEIIIPGCPTNSEKAAIFEETKKGVFFNISFSDDVRKTITTLRERGYIAGISSNNYQHLINQLIEREGLKFDIVLGFMEGFEKGRDHFDYVINKYNINKEELIFIGDSLKDAEKAIYNGISFIGLCNIFNPKDFLKLDRTIITIKKITELLNL; encoded by the coding sequence ATGATAGAGAAAAAAGTATACCTTTTTGATTTGGATGGGACACTCATTGATACAATGGATGGATTCGCCGATATTGCGGGAAGAGTAATCACTGATTATCATCCAGAGATATCATTTATAGAGGCCAGAAGAAAATATTTAGAAACATCCGGTGTTCCATTCTTTAGACAGCTCGAAATTATAATACCTGGTTGCCCGACAAATTCTGAAAAGGCTGCAATCTTTGAAGAGACTAAAAAGGGTGTTTTTTTTAATATTAGTTTTTCAGATGATGTTAGAAAAACTATTACAACATTAAGAGAAAGAGGATATATAGCCGGTATTTCTTCAAACAACTACCAACATCTAATAAATCAATTAATTGAGAGAGAAGGTCTTAAGTTTGATATAGTCTTGGGTTTTATGGAAGGTTTTGAGAAGGGCAGAGATCACTTTGATTATGTAATCAATAAGTATAATATTAATAAAGAGGAACTTATATTTATTGGGGATTCTTTAAAGGATGCTGAAAAAGCAATATATAATGGAATAAGCTTTATTGGCTTATGCAATATCTTTAATCCTAAAGATTTTCTAAAGTTAGATCGAACTATTATTACAATAAAAAAAATTACGGAGCTTTTAAACCTATGA
- the tsaD gene encoding tRNA (adenosine(37)-N6)-threonylcarbamoyltransferase complex transferase subunit TsaD, with translation MSDKSDIIGLGLESSCDETSASVVKNGEEILSNITFSQIDIHQEYSGVVPEIASRAHIEVINGLISKALDRAGVGFRSLDYVAATNRPGLVGSLLIALQSAKAISYSLNIPLICINHLEAHLYAPFLEAQMLFFPYIGLVVSGGNTVLYHVQGIGRLEIIGKTVDDAVGEAFDKVAKFLELGYPGGPIIEKMAKLATERRMIFPKILADNNDDFRFSYSGIKTAVINYVKKNPDMDTREIAYSFQERSLEILIRRVLAAARLYKIKDIVVTGGVASNGRLREMLMEGMRDDERLLIPSPILCTDNAAMVGGLGFQYYRKNIFSDLSIDVAPRA, from the coding sequence ATGAGCGATAAATCCGATATTATCGGACTTGGGCTGGAAAGCTCCTGCGATGAGACTTCTGCCTCGGTTGTCAAAAACGGGGAAGAAATACTCTCAAACATAACATTCAGCCAGATTGACATTCACCAGGAATATTCCGGTGTAGTCCCGGAGATTGCTTCCAGGGCTCATATAGAGGTGATCAATGGGCTCATTAGCAAGGCCCTTGATCGGGCAGGTGTAGGGTTTAGGTCGCTTGACTATGTGGCAGCTACAAACAGGCCTGGTTTAGTAGGATCTCTCTTAATAGCCCTGCAGTCTGCAAAGGCCATCTCATATTCACTAAATATTCCACTAATTTGTATAAACCATCTTGAGGCTCATCTCTATGCCCCCTTTTTGGAAGCACAAATGCTATTTTTTCCATATATTGGGTTGGTCGTTTCTGGTGGCAATACTGTTCTTTACCATGTTCAGGGGATAGGAAGATTAGAAATAATAGGCAAAACCGTTGACGATGCTGTTGGAGAGGCCTTTGACAAGGTTGCAAAATTTTTAGAATTAGGCTATCCCGGTGGACCAATAATTGAGAAGATGGCAAAACTCGCAACAGAGAGGAGGATGATATTCCCTAAAATACTTGCAGATAATAATGACGATTTCAGATTCTCTTATAGCGGGATAAAGACAGCGGTGATAAACTATGTTAAAAAAAATCCGGATATGGATACTAGAGAGATAGCATATAGCTTCCAGGAGAGAAGCCTTGAGATTCTTATAAGAAGAGTCCTTGCGGCGGCAAGGCTCTATAAAATCAAAGATATCGTTGTCACTGGAGGGGTTGCTTCAAACGGTAGACTCAGGGAGATGCTCATGGAAGGCATGAGGGATGATGAAAGGTTATTGATTCCATCCCCAATATTATGCACGGATAATGCTGCAATGGTAGGCGGACTCGGTTTTCAGTATTATAGAAAAAATATCTTCAGTGATCTTTCCATTGATGTTGCCCCAAGAGCGTAA
- a CDS encoding YIP1 family protein: MKEGGFNFQKLIDDSKSTLLSPKAYFSSMAKEGGYIDPIIKAAAYGIIAGLISLFWSVLGLKVVGATSSISNIIIAPLYALIGLFIGALILLLISAICSGDTSYEANLRVAASLSLLFPINAILWFTYGINITFGSIISIVIVLYGIWLLFNSLVHALSCKEDIAKIVSIILAIIPTISILGSLVCYRAVTNVTDDVIEESEKIMRELPNEQRKAIEEYRKMSEKLLEESNEKE; encoded by the coding sequence ATGAAAGAGGGTGGATTCAATTTTCAAAAATTAATTGATGATTCTAAGAGTACTTTACTATCTCCAAAAGCGTACTTCTCATCCATGGCAAAGGAAGGCGGTTATATTGATCCTATCATAAAGGCTGCAGCATATGGTATAATTGCTGGATTGATAAGCCTGTTCTGGAGCGTATTAGGTTTAAAGGTAGTCGGTGCGACTAGCAGTATTAGCAATATCATTATTGCTCCCCTATATGCACTAATCGGACTATTCATAGGGGCTCTTATACTTCTTCTGATCTCTGCAATATGTAGTGGAGACACAAGTTATGAGGCTAACCTGAGGGTTGCTGCTTCCCTTTCTCTTCTCTTCCCAATAAATGCAATACTATGGTTTACATATGGGATCAATATTACCTTTGGCTCTATTATTTCCATCGTAATAGTGCTCTATGGGATTTGGTTACTATTTAATTCACTCGTGCATGCCCTCAGTTGTAAGGAAGATATAGCAAAGATTGTATCAATAATACTTGCAATTATTCCAACAATATCTATTCTGGGTTCTTTGGTCTGTTATAGAGCGGTTACGAATGTTACTGATGATGTAATTGAAGAATCTGAAAAAATCATGAGGGAATTGCCAAATGAGCAGAGGAAGGCGATTGAAGAATATAGAAAAATGTCTGAAAAGCTTTTAGAGGAATCAAATGAAAAAGAGTAA
- a CDS encoding YggS family pyridoxal phosphate-dependent enzyme, whose protein sequence is MGILDNYNNLKEEIKKVAIDVGRDPEEIEVVAISKTFPTKIVQEAIDAGIGLFGENKVQEAKGKIQELKGDFQFHMVGHLQSNKAKDAVSLFDLIHSIDKLNTALRIDKEAEKIGKKQKILLQVNTSGEDTKSGVQPGMVLDICNDITELFNIQLCGLMTIGPMTRNNDMIRDSFRMLKQLLNDVNESIGLNIDVLSMGMSSDYKIAIEEGSTMLRVGTAIFGERNRAGHHA, encoded by the coding sequence ATGGGTATCCTTGATAACTATAACAATTTAAAGGAAGAGATTAAGAAAGTAGCTATTGATGTTGGAAGGGATCCTGAAGAGATTGAGGTAGTAGCGATAAGTAAGACATTCCCAACTAAGATTGTACAGGAAGCTATTGATGCTGGTATAGGGCTCTTTGGCGAAAACAAGGTTCAGGAGGCAAAGGGTAAAATTCAAGAACTTAAGGGAGATTTTCAATTCCATATGGTAGGTCATCTCCAATCGAATAAGGCGAAGGATGCTGTCAGTCTCTTTGATCTCATTCATTCAATAGATAAATTAAATACAGCCCTTAGAATTGATAAGGAAGCGGAAAAGATAGGTAAAAAACAAAAGATTCTCTTACAGGTAAACACCTCCGGAGAAGATACTAAAAGCGGAGTCCAACCAGGCATGGTGCTGGATATTTGTAATGATATTACAGAATTATTCAATATTCAACTCTGTGGATTGATGACAATTGGTCCCATGACAAGGAATAATGATATGATTCGTGATTCCTTCAGAATGTTAAAACAATTATTGAATGATGTTAATGAGAGCATTGGGTTGAATATCGATGTCCTATCCATGGGGATGTCATCAGACTATAAAATTGCGATTGAGGAAGGCTCTACAATGCTAAGGGTTGGAACCGCAATCTTTGGAGAGAGGAATAGGGCAGGTCATCATGCTTAG
- a CDS encoding M23 family metallopeptidase, which translates to MIIRGFPITNYQAREMKKYLLGLLLMIVAVFLIGNIIAAIFIERIKVNAESYIIKDGFPFFKSEGEYLHLIRSYPYDLGLGTNLNIHRMRRGESYWNVAMRNNISIDTLIAANPFLTSLLAKEGIEIVVPQEEGVLMALDNFYDVWRMSKKLGYKDKIRGEYFPSIFRLFSLDDIRLVFFKAVKPEVVNNHLEGLYKIRKIFQSPIKGYYTSLYGTRIDPFLHGKHFHNGIDIRARTRTPIHPARKGIVTLSKWLDGYGKTVIIQHRDGYATVYGHCHTLKVKKGDWVEQSNIIGLVGSTGRSTGPHLHFTIMRHGRIIDPLRFIW; encoded by the coding sequence GTGATAATACGCGGTTTTCCAATAACAAATTATCAAGCAAGAGAAATGAAGAAATACCTTTTAGGCCTCCTTCTTATGATTGTTGCAGTTTTTCTTATTGGAAATATCATTGCAGCGATCTTCATAGAGAGAATCAAGGTTAATGCTGAAAGCTACATAATTAAGGATGGATTCCCATTTTTTAAGTCTGAAGGTGAATATTTGCACCTTATAAGATCTTATCCTTATGATTTGGGGTTGGGGACAAATTTAAATATACACAGGATGAGGAGGGGAGAATCCTACTGGAATGTTGCAATGAGGAATAATATTTCAATAGATACATTAATTGCGGCAAATCCTTTTTTAACATCATTGCTTGCTAAGGAGGGTATTGAAATTGTTGTTCCACAAGAAGAGGGCGTGCTCATGGCATTAGATAACTTTTATGATGTATGGCGAATGTCGAAGAAGTTAGGCTATAAAGATAAAATCAGAGGGGAATATTTTCCTTCTATATTCAGGCTTTTTTCTCTTGATGATATTAGGTTAGTTTTCTTTAAGGCTGTAAAGCCTGAAGTAGTAAATAATCACCTTGAAGGATTATATAAAATAAGAAAGATATTTCAGTCTCCAATTAAAGGGTATTATACATCATTATATGGAACCAGGATTGATCCTTTTCTGCATGGAAAGCATTTTCATAATGGAATAGACATAAGGGCAAGGACAAGAACTCCTATACATCCTGCGAGGAAGGGGATCGTCACCCTGTCAAAGTGGTTAGATGGATATGGAAAAACTGTAATCATTCAACATCGAGATGGTTATGCAACAGTCTATGGTCACTGTCATACTCTGAAAGTAAAAAAGGGTGATTGGGTAGAGCAAAGCAATATTATAGGTTTGGTGGGATCTACTGGAAGATCAACGGGCCCCCATCTTCACTTTACAATAATGAGGCATGGGAGGATAATAGATCCACTTAGATTTATCTGGTAG
- a CDS encoding ABC transporter permease, giving the protein MKRYIIKRLLLLIPTFIGITLITYFMVRLAPGDYTSLQAGLDGGLKAGSVGREILEQERKLYGLDKPIIIGYGEWLARFVTIDFGISRKDGRRVSERIAEALPITLTLNVITLILVYIISIPMGIYSAVKKDTAFDRGSGLILFILYSVPTFWVGLLLLMYLSGGEYLNLFPLGGIMSDWVEEAGFWTRFMDVIWHLVLPVATLTYGSFAFLARYTRATMLEVINQQFIITARSKGLSEKKVIFVHAFRNSLVPLVTLMATLLPSLLGGSVIVESIFSIPGMGMLAFQSILSRDIPVIMAIAAISALLTLIGILLADLVYALVDPRIRLEGKI; this is encoded by the coding sequence ATGAAGAGGTATATCATAAAGAGGCTCTTGCTTCTAATCCCTACCTTTATTGGAATAACCCTGATCACGTATTTTATGGTCAGGCTGGCTCCAGGGGATTATACAAGCCTTCAGGCTGGGCTTGATGGAGGACTGAAGGCAGGATCAGTGGGCAGGGAGATACTGGAACAGGAAAGGAAACTCTATGGGTTGGATAAACCTATTATAATAGGTTATGGGGAATGGTTGGCAAGATTTGTAACCATAGATTTTGGGATTTCCAGAAAGGATGGCAGGCGAGTATCAGAACGGATTGCTGAGGCCTTGCCAATCACACTTACTCTAAATGTGATAACTTTGATCCTGGTGTATATCATATCCATACCAATGGGTATTTACTCCGCTGTAAAGAAGGATACTGCCTTTGATCGAGGATCTGGTCTTATATTATTCATATTGTATTCAGTCCCAACCTTCTGGGTGGGGCTGCTTCTGCTTATGTATTTAAGCGGTGGTGAGTATTTAAATCTATTCCCCCTGGGTGGAATAATGTCCGATTGGGTGGAGGAAGCTGGTTTCTGGACAAGATTTATGGACGTTATATGGCATCTTGTTCTGCCTGTTGCGACTCTAACATATGGAAGTTTCGCCTTTTTAGCAAGATATACAAGAGCAACCATGCTTGAGGTAATAAATCAGCAATTCATTATCACAGCCAGATCAAAGGGCCTTTCCGAAAAGAAGGTAATCTTTGTTCATGCATTCAGGAATTCCTTAGTGCCCCTTGTGACCTTGATGGCCACGCTCTTGCCGAGTTTACTTGGGGGAAGCGTTATTGTTGAGTCAATATTCTCAATACCTGGCATGGGTATGCTTGCTTTTCAGTCTATCCTTTCAAGGGATATCCCAGTAATAATGGCCATCGCTGCGATTTCCGCTTTGCTCACCCTTATAGGGATCCTTTTGGCTGATCTGGTATATGCCCTTGTGGACCCGAGGATTCGCCTGGAGGGGAAGATATGA
- a CDS encoding ABC transporter permease — MSERRGYWGTVWLEFKKNRLSLTGLVVVLFLFLIAIGAPFISNNKPYIYITNDEVYFPLFFNYPEFKGKDLRKDEFKGFKIFPPIPYSYSEYDLDSIVISPGKNHPLGTDEQGRDLASRMVYGTRVSILVGFVAVSLYVLIGIIIGTIAGYYGGKVDIVISRFIEIVLCFPTFFLILTMLALVGPSLFNIMIVIGLTGWTGIARIVRGEFLKLREMDYVQASKALGIPNRLIILRHILPNSLAPVLVSATFGIASTILIESSLSFLGFGVQPPTPSWGDILSQSRDFMDFAWWLTLIPGLAIFITITAYNLIGEGLQEAIDPKYRRG, encoded by the coding sequence ATGAGTGAGAGAAGGGGATATTGGGGCACAGTATGGCTTGAGTTTAAAAAGAACAGGCTTTCATTGACAGGGCTTGTTGTTGTGCTGTTTTTATTTCTCATTGCTATTGGCGCTCCATTCATTTCAAATAATAAGCCCTATATCTATATTACAAATGATGAGGTCTACTTCCCATTATTCTTCAATTATCCCGAGTTTAAGGGCAAGGATTTAAGGAAGGATGAATTTAAGGGATTTAAGATATTCCCTCCAATTCCATATTCCTATTCTGAATATGATCTCGATTCTATTGTGATTTCGCCTGGGAAGAATCATCCCCTTGGCACAGACGAGCAGGGTCGAGATCTGGCTTCAAGGATGGTCTATGGAACAAGGGTATCTATATTGGTTGGATTTGTAGCAGTATCCCTTTATGTTCTTATTGGGATAATAATAGGCACCATTGCCGGCTATTATGGCGGCAAGGTGGATATAGTCATCTCCAGGTTTATTGAGATTGTCCTATGTTTTCCTACTTTTTTTCTCATTTTAACAATGCTGGCGCTTGTAGGCCCCAGTCTTTTTAATATAATGATAGTGATTGGTTTAACCGGATGGACAGGGATTGCAAGGATTGTACGTGGAGAATTTTTAAAGCTAAGGGAGATGGATTATGTGCAGGCCTCAAAGGCGCTTGGCATTCCCAATAGATTGATAATTTTACGACATATTCTACCCAATTCTCTAGCCCCTGTGCTTGTGTCAGCAACATTTGGAATAGCTTCAACAATTTTAATAGAGTCTTCACTTAGCTTCTTGGGATTCGGTGTTCAGCCCCCTACTCCTAGTTGGGGGGATATCCTCTCTCAATCGAGGGATTTTATGGATTTCGCTTGGTGGTTAACCCTTATTCCTGGTCTTGCAATATTCATTACCATTACTGCCTATAATCTGATAGGAGAGGGGCTTCAGGAAGCAATAGACCCTAAATACAGGCGAGGATGA
- a CDS encoding NTP transferase domain-containing protein: protein MRAIILAAGVGKRMGKITHRRTKGMVSVNGKKLIDHILDFLELNIIDEAIVVGGYYFKELKEHVDNRNLKNVKAIENKNFHKGNIFSLIRGLKEFSGDSFLITNVDHIYPRAMFKKMKESFKHITAMCDFDRELTDDDMKVKLKKCNGSISIDQIRKGLNDYNCGYIGMTYVDISMEEAYRNAIQETLKRRGDGAVVEDILQTLAEDEKTAPQICDLSGFQWHEVDTEDDLIRTEKDILTNKQLIKSTR from the coding sequence ATGAGAGCAATTATATTAGCAGCCGGTGTCGGCAAGAGAATGGGCAAGATCACTCATAGAAGAACTAAGGGGATGGTTTCTGTTAATGGCAAAAAATTGATCGATCATATCTTGGATTTTCTAGAATTAAACATAATTGATGAGGCGATTGTTGTTGGCGGCTATTATTTCAAGGAGTTGAAAGAGCATGTTGATAATAGGAATTTAAAAAATGTAAAAGCTATAGAAAACAAAAACTTTCATAAAGGAAATATATTTTCTTTAATTAGAGGATTAAAGGAATTCTCAGGGGATTCCTTTCTAATAACTAACGTTGATCATATATACCCACGGGCGATGTTCAAAAAAATGAAGGAATCCTTCAAGCATATCACAGCGATGTGTGATTTTGATAGGGAATTAACTGATGACGATATGAAAGTGAAACTAAAAAAATGCAATGGCTCTATTTCAATTGATCAAATAAGGAAAGGGCTTAATGATTATAATTGTGGATATATCGGGATGACCTATGTTGATATCTCAATGGAAGAAGCTTATCGAAATGCTATACAAGAAACACTCAAGAGACGCGGCGATGGGGCTGTTGTTGAAGATATTTTACAAACTTTAGCAGAAGATGAGAAGACAGCTCCTCAAATATGTGACCTTTCTGGTTTCCAATGGCATGAAGTTGACACAGAAGATGATCTCATAAGAACAGAGAAGGATATATTAACAAATAAACAACTCATAAAATCTACCAGATAA
- the proC gene encoding pyrroline-5-carboxylate reductase has product MLRDKSIGCIGAGNMGSAIIAHLSKNIDRNNISIFDIDEEKIEYVKKNYNIVTHYTLQGLTDRSDIIIIAVKPDILPSVVKEIKGQLAKKIIVSIAAGIAISTIEDILKTPHKIVRVMPNMPAMIGSGMSVISPNINVEEESLNMVLEIFSYLGKVMILSEEYMDAVTALSGCGPAYGFMLIQAMTDSGVRMGIPRDKALILSAQTILGAAEMLIRTGEDPVVLRGRVTSPGGATIEAVHMLERLAFSGIVMDAIEAAKTRSKELGLK; this is encoded by the coding sequence ATGCTTAGGGATAAGTCAATCGGTTGCATTGGTGCTGGGAATATGGGTAGTGCTATAATAGCACATCTTTCCAAGAATATTGACAGGAATAATATTTCTATTTTTGATATCGATGAAGAAAAAATAGAATATGTGAAAAAGAATTATAATATTGTTACTCACTATACCCTTCAAGGATTAACGGACAGAAGTGACATCATTATTATTGCGGTTAAGCCTGATATTTTGCCTTCAGTAGTAAAAGAGATAAAGGGTCAACTTGCAAAGAAGATAATTGTTTCCATCGCAGCTGGAATAGCCATAAGCACAATAGAGGATATCCTCAAAACTCCGCATAAAATTGTTCGTGTGATGCCAAACATGCCTGCCATGATTGGCAGTGGGATGTCTGTAATCTCTCCGAATATAAATGTGGAAGAAGAATCATTGAATATGGTACTTGAGATATTCTCATATCTTGGGAAGGTGATGATCTTATCTGAAGAATATATGGATGCGGTTACAGCGCTTTCTGGATGTGGTCCAGCTTATGGATTTATGTTAATTCAGGCTATGACTGACAGCGGGGTAAGGATGGGTATCCCTCGGGACAAGGCGCTTATCCTTTCAGCGCAGACGATCCTCGGTGCGGCAGAAATGCTGATCAGAACTGGAGAAGACCCTGTAGTATTAAGGGGAAGGGTAACATCTCCCGGCGGAGCTACCATTGAAGCGGTTCATATGCTTGAAAGGCTTGCATTTTCCGGAATTGTCATGGATGCAATTGAGGCAGCAAAAACAAGATCAAAGGAGCTTGGATTAAAGTGA